A stretch of DNA from Agrobacterium cucumeris:
GGTCACGTCCACGGCAATTTTTTCGATCGTCGGATCGCAGGTCCTGCCCATATCCGTGCCGATGTTGAAATCCGGCAGCTTACCCTCGAACAGAAAGGGGATATGCGAGCGGATCGAATGGCAATCATAGAGAATTGCGATGCCGTGAATGGCCTTCACCCGCTCGATTTCCGCTGCAAGGGCTGCATGATAGGGCGCGTGGAAGGTTTCCACCCGATAGGCGATATCAGCTTCATCCGGTTGCTGCCCCTCGTTCCAGATGGGCTTGCCGTCGAAATCGGTTTCCGGAACCAATCCCGTCGTGTTCTGGCCCGGATAAAGGCTCACTCCGGCCGGGTCGCGGTTGGCATCGATGACGTAGCGGTGGAAGGTCGCCCTTACGGTTGTCGCGTTATCGAGAAGCCCTTCATAGAGTTCATGGATATGCCAGTCGGTATCGGCGAGAATCCTGCCGTTATCGTTGAGGCGATCCCAAATCGCAGCCGGCACATCCGTACCGGTGTGAGGCAGCCCGAGAATGATCGGCGAGATGCCTTGGTGAAGCGAGAAAGGCGTTTTCATTGATCAGCTCCTTCTGCACTGCCGGGCAGAGAGGGTAACCCCAACGCACCGACCGGAACGGAGGAAAACAATTGGCTTGTCATCTCAAACCTCCAGCTTCGGCAAAATGTCATCCGAAATCACGGAAACCAGAGCGCCGGTAGCAATCAGCTCAGCTGCCGCCTTCAGATCCGGCGCCATATAACGGTCCTCTTCCAGCGAGGGGATTGATGCACGCAGCACGGCAATCGCCTTTTGCAGTTCCGGGCTGGTTTTCAGCGGCCCACGCAACTCCACGCCCTGGATGGCGGAAAGGGCTTCAATCCCAAGGATGGCGAAGAGATTTTCGGTCATTGGCAGCAGGCGACGAGCACCATGGCAGGCCATGGACACGTGGTCTTCCTGATTGGCGGAGGTCGGTGTGGAATCCACCGAGGCCGGATGCGCCATCTGCTTGTTCTCGCTCATCAGCGCGGCGGACGTCACTTCGGCGATCATCAGGCCGGAATTCAGACCCGGCTTTTTGGAAAGAAAGGCGGGCAGACCGTAGGAAAGGGCCGGATCGACCAGTAGTGCCACGCGTCGCTGGGCGATCGCGCCGATTTCGCAGATGGCAAGTGCCGTCTGGTCGGCGGCAAAGGCCACTGGTTCGGCGTGGAAATTGCCGCCGGATACGACGGAATTGTCTGATAGCACCAGCGGATTGTCGGTCACCGCATTGGCTTCGATTTCCAGCGTGCGTGCCACCTGCCGTAGAAGATCAAGGCAGGCGCCATCCACCTGCGGCTGGCAGCGAATGCAATAGGGATCCTGCACCCGCTCGTCACCTTCGATATGGCTGACGCGGATTTCCGAACCTTCCAGCAGATTACGCAACGCCGCACCGGCATCAATCTGGCCCTTGTGGCCGCGCAGGGTGTGAATATCAGGATGGAAAGGAGCCGATGAGCCCATGGCGGCATCCGTAGAAAGTGCGCCGGTAATCAATGCGGCCTGTGCGGCGCGATGGGCACGGAAAAGACCGGCCAGCGCCAGCGCCGTCGAGGTCTGCGTGCCGTTGATCAGCGCCAGGCCTTCCTTGGCGGCGAGAACGACCGGTGTCAGCCCGGCTTTCGCAAGCGCTTCGCCGGCGGGCAGAAGCCCTCCTTGATAAAGAGCCTCGCCTTCGCCCATCATCACGGCGGCCATATGGGCGAGCGGCGCAAGATCGCCGGAGGCGCCGACCGAGCCCTTTTCCGGGATGACCGGGATGACGCCCTTTTCCAGCATGGCCTCGATCAGCCGCACCAGTTCCAGCCGTACACCGGAGGCGCCGCGGCCGAGTGAAATCAGCTTCAGCGCCATGATCAGCCGCACGACATTTTCAGGAAGCGGAGCGCCCACACCGCAGCAATGCGACAGGATAAGGTTTCGCTGTAGTGTCGCCACATCGGCCGCATCGATCTTGATGGAAGCGAGTTTGCCGAAACCGGTATTGATGCCATAAACAGGCGCGTTGCCAGCGGCGATCTCCGCTATGCGCGCCGCCGCCTTTTTTATGCCCGCGTCGAATGAGGGGTCGAGCTTCGCAGCGCCATTGTTCCAGTAGATATCGGCGAGGTTGGCAAGGGCTACATTGCCGGGGTGAAGCGTGATGGTCTTCATGGTCATGACGAAACCTTCTGTCCCTTGAAAATGCGGGCATGGAGCGGATTGAAACCGATGCGGTAGACAAGTTCGGCCGGGCGCTCGATATCCCAGATAGTGAAGTCGGCGGATTTGCCGGCCTCCAGCGTGCCGGTTTCCGCAAGCAGGCCAAGCGCCTTGGCGGCATTGCGCGTCGTCGCCGCAAGGCACTCTTCCACGGTCATGCGGAAAAGCGTGGCACCCATATTCATGGTCAAAAGCAGCGAAGTCAGCGGTGAGGTGCCGGGATTGCAATCCGTTGCCAGCGCGATTGTTGCGCCCGCATCGCGCAGGTCCTGAACCGGCGGGGCCTGTTTTTCCCGGAGCGCATAAAAGGCGCCGGGCAAAAGCACGGCCACGGTTCCCGCTTTCGCCAGCGCCTTTGCGCCTGTCTCATCCAGATATTCCAGATGATCGGCCGAAAGTGCGCCATAGGAGGCGGCAAGCTTTGCCCCGCCAAGATCGGAAAGCTGCTCGGCATGCAGTTTGACGCGAAGACCAAGCTGCCGTGCTTTTTCGAAGACGCGGGTGATCTCCGCGACGGAGAAGGCGATGCCTTCGCAAAAGCCGTCCACCGCATCCACCAGCCCTTCGGCATGGGCTCTTTCCAGCCCCGGCAGAACGACATCGGTAATGTAATCGGCGTTGCGGCCCTTATACTCGGCGGGCGTCGCATGGGCTGCCAGATAGCTGGTGACGATCCGCACCGGCCGCAGCGTTTCAAGCCTGCGAGCAACACGCAGCATTTTCAGTTCAGTCTCTATATCGAGACCATAACCGGATTTGATTTCAATGGTGGAGATGCCCTCTGCCAGCAGCGTGTCGAGACGCGGCAATGCCTGAGCCACCAGAGCGTGTTCCGAGACGGCGCGCGTATCGCGCACCGAAGAAACGATGCCGCCGCCCGCCTTGGCGATCTCTTCATAGGTCGCGCCATTCAGCCGCATTTCGAATTCCATCGCCCGGTTGCCACCGAAGACGAGATGAGTATGGCAGTCGATCAAGGAGGGGGTGACCCAGCGCCCGCCGCAATCGGTGATCTTATCGGCTGTGGCCAGATCGACAGGCAGATCCTTTTCCGGGCCGGCAAAGGCGATGCGGCCGCCGCGCACGGCAATAACGGCATTTTCGACCGTACCAATGCCTTGCATGGTTGGATCAAAAGTCGCCAGCCGGGCGTTGCGCCACAAGGTCGTGGTGTTTCCCGCTGCCGCTCCCTTTACGGATTTGTTCCCTGGCATTTGCTTTTCGCCTTTCCTTTATGGTTTAAATGTATATACATAATAATCGGCTTGGCAAGCCGCAATTTCATGTCTGAAATGGCCTTGCCCATAACGAAAAGAGGAGAGGGTGGCATGACGGCAATTCACGCGGGCACGGCATTGATGGCCGGGGGATGGGTGCAGGACGTTCGCATTGTTTGCGATGGCGGCGTTGTTTCATCGGTCGAAACCGGCGTTTCGCCTCAGCCGCAGGATGAACGCCATACCGTCATCGTTCCGGCCATGCCCAATCTCCACAGCCATGCCTTTCAGCGGGCCATGGCCGGGCTTGCCGAAATTCGCGGGCCGGCCGATGACAGTTTCTGGAGCTGGCGCACCGTCATGTATAAATTTGCGCTCTCCATGACGCCTGACCATGTAGAGGCGGTTGCCGCCCAGCTTTATATGGAAATGCTCGAAGCCGGTTTCGGCCGGGTCGGGGAATTTCATTATCTGCACAACGACAGGGATGGTTCGCATTACGGCAATATCGCCGAAATGGCCGAACGCATCGGTGCGGCCGCCGCACAAACCGGTATCGGCCTGACATTGCTACCGGTCTTTTACGCGCATTCCGGTTTTGGCGGGCAGCCGCCGATCGACGGGCAGAAACGTTTTATCCATTCACTCAACAGTTACGAAAGACTGATGCAGGGCGCGCAGGCAGTGGTTAAATCCCTGCCGGGTGCCGCCCTGGGCATCGCGCCGCACAGCCTGCGCGCCGTAACCGGCGAAGAGCTTTCGGCCATCGAGCCCCTGGCAAAAGGTGGGCCTATCCACATTCATGTGGCGGAACAGACAAAGGAAGTCGAAGATTCGCTCGCCTTTTCAGGAGCGCGACCGGTTGAGTGGCTTCTGGCGAATGCGCCGGTCGATGATCGCTGGTGCCTTATCCATGCCACGCATATGACGGAGGCCGAAACGCGCCGCATGGCGAAAAGCGGTGCCGTTGCGGGCCTCTGCCCAATCACCGAAGCCAATCTCGGTGACGGCATCTTCCCCGCTCCGGATTTTATCACGGAAGGGGGGTATTATGGCGTCGGCTCCGATTCCAACATTCTCATCTCCCTGCCGGAAGAATTGCGGACACTCGAATATTCGCAGCGTCTGTCGCGACGCGCGCGGAACGTCATTGCCGATGCCGGAGGCTCCACCGGTGAAAAACTGTTCCGGCGGGCGCTTGCAGGCGGCGGCAGGGCCCTGGCATCACATAATGCAATAGAAAAGGGAAAAAGCGCTGATCTTGTCGCACTGGATATCTCGGCTGTGTCCTATCTTCCTGCATCCCAGATTCTCGACCAGTGGATATTCGCGGGCGGTGTCCATGTCGATTCCGTCTGGGTGCGCGGTGAAAAACAGGTGCAGGCCGGCCGCCATGTCCGCCGCGGTGAAATATCGGCGCGCTTCAACAAGGTCATGGCTGAACTTCTCGATAGCTGATATGGGCTCCACTGAAACGAGATCGAGCCGGTGTGGAAAGGC
This window harbors:
- the hutI gene encoding imidazolonepropionase; amino-acid sequence: MPGNKSVKGAAAGNTTTLWRNARLATFDPTMQGIGTVENAVIAVRGGRIAFAGPEKDLPVDLATADKITDCGGRWVTPSLIDCHTHLVFGGNRAMEFEMRLNGATYEEIAKAGGGIVSSVRDTRAVSEHALVAQALPRLDTLLAEGISTIEIKSGYGLDIETELKMLRVARRLETLRPVRIVTSYLAAHATPAEYKGRNADYITDVVLPGLERAHAEGLVDAVDGFCEGIAFSVAEITRVFEKARQLGLRVKLHAEQLSDLGGAKLAASYGALSADHLEYLDETGAKALAKAGTVAVLLPGAFYALREKQAPPVQDLRDAGATIALATDCNPGTSPLTSLLLTMNMGATLFRMTVEECLAATTRNAAKALGLLAETGTLEAGKSADFTIWDIERPAELVYRIGFNPLHARIFKGQKVSS
- the hutH gene encoding histidine ammonia-lyase; protein product: MTMKTITLHPGNVALANLADIYWNNGAAKLDPSFDAGIKKAAARIAEIAAGNAPVYGINTGFGKLASIKIDAADVATLQRNLILSHCCGVGAPLPENVVRLIMALKLISLGRGASGVRLELVRLIEAMLEKGVIPVIPEKGSVGASGDLAPLAHMAAVMMGEGEALYQGGLLPAGEALAKAGLTPVVLAAKEGLALINGTQTSTALALAGLFRAHRAAQAALITGALSTDAAMGSSAPFHPDIHTLRGHKGQIDAGAALRNLLEGSEIRVSHIEGDERVQDPYCIRCQPQVDGACLDLLRQVARTLEIEANAVTDNPLVLSDNSVVSGGNFHAEPVAFAADQTALAICEIGAIAQRRVALLVDPALSYGLPAFLSKKPGLNSGLMIAEVTSAALMSENKQMAHPASVDSTPTSANQEDHVSMACHGARRLLPMTENLFAILGIEALSAIQGVELRGPLKTSPELQKAIAVLRASIPSLEEDRYMAPDLKAAAELIATGALVSVISDDILPKLEV
- a CDS encoding formimidoylglutamate deiminase, which produces MTAIHAGTALMAGGWVQDVRIVCDGGVVSSVETGVSPQPQDERHTVIVPAMPNLHSHAFQRAMAGLAEIRGPADDSFWSWRTVMYKFALSMTPDHVEAVAAQLYMEMLEAGFGRVGEFHYLHNDRDGSHYGNIAEMAERIGAAAAQTGIGLTLLPVFYAHSGFGGQPPIDGQKRFIHSLNSYERLMQGAQAVVKSLPGAALGIAPHSLRAVTGEELSAIEPLAKGGPIHIHVAEQTKEVEDSLAFSGARPVEWLLANAPVDDRWCLIHATHMTEAETRRMAKSGAVAGLCPITEANLGDGIFPAPDFITEGGYYGVGSDSNILISLPEELRTLEYSQRLSRRARNVIADAGGSTGEKLFRRALAGGGRALASHNAIEKGKSADLVALDISAVSYLPASQILDQWIFAGGVHVDSVWVRGEKQVQAGRHVRRGEISARFNKVMAELLDS
- the hutG gene encoding N-formylglutamate deformylase, which produces MKTPFSLHQGISPIILGLPHTGTDVPAAIWDRLNDNGRILADTDWHIHELYEGLLDNATTVRATFHRYVIDANRDPAGVSLYPGQNTTGLVPETDFDGKPIWNEGQQPDEADIAYRVETFHAPYHAALAAEIERVKAIHGIAILYDCHSIRSHIPFLFEGKLPDFNIGTDMGRTCDPTIEKIAVDVTAAADGYDSILNGRFKGGWTTRHYGKPEAGVHAIQMELAQSTHLASEVPPFAYDAQKAERLRNHLKTILTRMENFALETQR